In Catenulispora sp. MAP5-51, the following proteins share a genomic window:
- a CDS encoding SDR family NAD(P)-dependent oxidoreductase — MDQDTDMTAETTASTDNLLTALRTSLKEADRLRRENRRLTEAAAEPIAVIGIGCRYPGGVRTPEDLWHLVADGGDAVGGFPTDRGWDVEGLYDPDPELVGRSTAREGGFLDHAGEFDPEFFGISPREALAIDPQQRLLLETAWEAIERAGIDPRALRGSRTGVFAGVMYDDYGSRLSPAPDGFEGYIGTGSAGSIASGRVSYCLGLEGPAITIDTACSSSLVALHLAAQALRGGECDLALAGGVTVMATPMTFIEFSRQRGLAADGRCKSFSDSADGTGWGEGAGLLLVERLSDAQRNGHPVLAVIRGSAVNQDGTSSQLTAPSGPSQQRVIRQALDNAGLTALDVDAVEAHGTGTTLGDPIEAQALLATYGRDRAPERPLYLGSIKSNIGHTQAAAGVAGVIKMIKALEHRVLPATLHVGEPSRHVDWSSGALRLLTGAVAWPGPGDGRVRRAGVSSFGISGTNAHVVLEEAPGVGGEADQAESETPAASAPVPVVFSARGEQALRDQAAGLAEYLRTHPGTGVPELAAALAARAGFDHRAVAVGRDRDRVVSALEGLAAGAVSAEVVTGLRVDRGKLAFLCSGQGSQRPGMGAELYRAFPVFAAAVDEAAEAVDAHLDRPIRELMFAAPGSDEAALLDQTRYTQPALFVLHVALHRLAAAHGLAPDVLMGHSVGELSAAHLAGLWSLPDAAKLVAARGRLMQAAVPGGAMIAIQAREDELAEALARHGGRLSLAAVNGPAAVVVAGDHDAAHAVAAQFREQGRRTKALTVSHAFHSPDMEPILQEFREVARTVDYRRPAKALVSNLTGAAADLDALATAEYWTDHIRQAVRFHQGVSTLHALGASHYLELGPDSTLTALTQGALDGIGSEARVAVAVASLHADRPEPETFLTALATLHTTGCDVAWPAGGSAAAAPDLPTYPFQHRTFWLAAAQPAGSDGLLPHDHPILTTATEVPGTGTTLFTGRIGADTHPWLADHAIGGTVLLPGTAFLELALSAAAATGHRHVEELTIEQPLRLARPVHLHLVLGAPDPDTGRRPLAIHSRPEDESDWSRHAHGFLVAQAPDELEEREESQNTDTPAGALALPTDDLYQRLKEAGYGYGPAFQGLTGAWRDPESPALYAEITVPAEIASDARRYALHPALLDAVLHTLALNSADDTPLPFSWSGVTVHNAGVRGDTLRARITPTGTNTCALHVTAADGVPVATVRSLVMRPVDTGSVAAAPARHDVYELEWLPAALPATDSADRTDGTDGTDGADGAAVPEAEILSLDDKPDPGADLPAATHAATRDLLARVQEWLADPDNDGRRLAVLTYGAVSVDGQEDVADLVHAPAWGLIRAAQTEHPGRFVLVDADRGPDSAAAVPAALATGEAQIAVRHGEILVPGLVRRRAAAGGQSGFLVPPDGSTDWHLATSQTGTFENLALLPTDAATRPLAAQEIRISVRAAGLNFRDTMIALGMYPGNAVIGAEAAGVVTEIGEAVTGLAPGDRVTGLFAGGVGPYAVTDHRFVAPVPAGLSFAQAAVLPVVFLTAYHGLADLAGVQPGEAVLIHAATGGVGMAAVQLARHWGLEVFATASPGKWEVLREQGFDDEHIASSRTLDFEAQILRVTEGRGVDVVLDSLAREFVDASLRLLPRGGRFVEMGKTDVREPDTVAEAHPGVRYRAFDLFDAGPERMREMFAELSALFATGVLQPLPITAWEVGRAVEAFRHLSQARHTGKVVLTLPGRPDPRGTVLVTGATGALGPVFARHLAERHGAQHLLLAGRRGARAAGIAELVGELGTLGCRAEAVACDTADAAQLRALLEAVPADRPLTAIVHSAGVLDDALLEDLTADRLDKVLRPKVDAAWLLHELTADADLAEFTVFSSIAGTVGGPGQANYAAANAFLDALAQKRRASGRPGLSLGWGPWTTGMAGELTAADRARIARSGFGAIEPGRGTALYDAALPAGRAPSRAHTVAAMLDVRALRALGDALPPLLRRLADPGGRAQGPGAGSGAGSGTAGRAGTEAAARTVAGLEALSRTEGINALIEIVRAQTAVVLGYSNPAAIAEQASFKDLGADSLSAVELRNRLASAVALRLPVSLIFDHPTPAAVARHLYEALVPGGPAAAEAHALAQVDHLEAALAELQAQAATGALAKVLTRLQATLWARKGTGPADGEAPGADLDEATDEELFEALDETLGR; from the coding sequence ATCGACCAGGACACTGATATGACCGCAGAGACGACCGCGTCCACCGACAACCTGCTCACCGCGCTGCGCACCTCCCTGAAGGAGGCCGACCGGCTGCGCCGGGAGAACCGGCGGCTGACCGAGGCCGCCGCCGAGCCGATCGCCGTGATCGGCATCGGCTGCCGCTACCCCGGCGGCGTGCGGACCCCGGAGGACCTGTGGCATCTGGTGGCCGACGGCGGCGACGCGGTCGGCGGCTTCCCCACCGACCGCGGGTGGGACGTCGAAGGGCTCTACGACCCGGACCCGGAGCTGGTCGGCCGGTCCACCGCGCGCGAAGGCGGGTTCCTGGACCACGCCGGCGAATTCGACCCGGAGTTCTTCGGGATCTCCCCGCGTGAGGCGCTGGCCATCGACCCGCAGCAGCGCCTGCTGCTGGAGACCGCGTGGGAGGCGATCGAGCGCGCCGGCATCGACCCCCGTGCGCTGCGGGGCAGCCGGACCGGGGTGTTCGCCGGAGTCATGTACGACGACTACGGCTCGCGCCTGTCCCCGGCGCCGGACGGCTTCGAGGGCTACATCGGCACCGGGAGCGCCGGGAGCATCGCCTCCGGCCGTGTCTCCTACTGCCTGGGGCTGGAGGGGCCGGCGATCACGATCGACACGGCGTGCTCGTCCTCGCTGGTGGCGCTGCACCTGGCGGCGCAGGCCCTGCGCGGCGGCGAGTGCGACCTGGCGCTGGCCGGCGGGGTGACCGTGATGGCCACGCCGATGACGTTCATCGAGTTCAGCCGGCAGCGCGGGCTGGCGGCCGACGGCCGCTGCAAGTCGTTCTCCGACAGCGCCGACGGCACCGGCTGGGGCGAGGGCGCCGGGCTGCTGCTGGTGGAGCGCCTGTCGGACGCACAGCGCAACGGGCACCCGGTGCTGGCCGTGATCCGGGGCAGCGCCGTGAACCAGGACGGCACCAGCAGCCAGCTCACCGCGCCCAGCGGCCCGTCGCAGCAAAGGGTGATCCGCCAGGCGCTGGACAACGCCGGACTGACGGCGCTAGACGTGGACGCCGTGGAGGCGCACGGCACCGGTACCACGCTCGGCGACCCGATCGAGGCCCAGGCGCTGCTGGCGACCTACGGCCGCGACCGCGCTCCGGAGCGGCCGCTGTATCTGGGCTCGATCAAGTCGAACATCGGGCACACGCAGGCCGCGGCGGGCGTGGCGGGCGTGATCAAGATGATCAAGGCGCTGGAGCACCGGGTGCTGCCGGCGACGCTGCACGTGGGCGAGCCGTCGCGGCATGTCGACTGGAGCTCCGGGGCGCTGCGGCTGCTGACCGGGGCGGTGGCGTGGCCGGGGCCGGGCGACGGGCGGGTGCGGCGGGCGGGAGTGTCGTCGTTCGGGATCAGCGGGACGAATGCACACGTCGTTCTTGAAGAGGCGCCGGGGGTGGGTGGCGAGGCCGATCAGGCGGAGTCCGAAACGCCCGCTGCGAGCGCACCGGTCCCCGTGGTCTTCTCGGCACGCGGCGAGCAGGCATTGCGCGACCAGGCTGCCGGCCTCGCCGAGTACCTGCGCACGCATCCCGGTACCGGCGTGCCGGAGCTGGCCGCGGCGTTGGCGGCGCGTGCCGGGTTCGATCATCGTGCCGTCGCGGTCGGGCGGGATCGGGACCGGGTCGTGAGTGCGCTGGAAGGGCTGGCTGCCGGCGCGGTGTCGGCGGAGGTCGTCACCGGGCTGCGGGTCGATCGCGGGAAGCTCGCGTTCCTGTGCTCCGGGCAGGGGAGTCAGCGTCCTGGCATGGGTGCCGAGCTGTATCGGGCGTTCCCCGTCTTCGCCGCTGCCGTGGATGAGGCCGCCGAGGCCGTCGATGCGCATCTGGACCGGCCCATCAGGGAGCTGATGTTCGCCGCACCGGGCAGCGATGAGGCGGCTTTGCTCGATCAGACCCGGTACACGCAGCCGGCGCTGTTCGTGCTGCATGTGGCGCTGCATCGGCTCGCCGCCGCGCACGGGCTGGCGCCGGACGTGCTGATGGGGCACTCCGTCGGCGAGCTCAGCGCCGCCCACCTGGCCGGGCTGTGGTCGTTGCCGGACGCCGCCAAGCTGGTGGCCGCCCGCGGGCGGCTGATGCAGGCGGCGGTCCCCGGCGGGGCCATGATCGCGATCCAGGCGCGGGAGGACGAGCTCGCCGAGGCTCTGGCCCGGCACGGCGGCCGGCTGTCGCTGGCCGCGGTGAACGGGCCCGCCGCGGTCGTCGTCGCCGGTGACCACGACGCCGCCCACGCCGTGGCCGCGCAGTTCCGGGAGCAGGGCCGGCGGACCAAGGCCCTGACGGTGTCGCACGCCTTCCACTCCCCCGACATGGAACCCATCCTCCAGGAGTTCCGCGAGGTCGCCCGGACGGTTGACTACCGGCGGCCGGCCAAGGCGCTCGTCTCGAACCTCACCGGCGCCGCCGCCGATCTGGACGCGCTGGCGACCGCCGAGTACTGGACCGATCACATTCGGCAGGCGGTGCGCTTCCACCAGGGTGTCAGCACATTGCATGCGCTCGGCGCCTCGCACTACCTCGAGCTCGGACCGGACAGCACCCTCACCGCCCTCACCCAGGGCGCGCTGGACGGCATCGGCTCCGAAGCCCGGGTGGCGGTGGCGGTGGCCTCGCTGCACGCCGACCGCCCAGAGCCGGAAACCTTCCTGACCGCCCTGGCCACCCTGCACACCACCGGCTGCGATGTCGCCTGGCCGGCCGGCGGCTCGGCGGCGGCAGCCCCGGACCTGCCCACCTACCCCTTCCAGCACCGGACGTTCTGGCTCGCCGCCGCTCAGCCGGCCGGATCCGACGGTCTGCTGCCCCACGACCACCCGATCCTGACCACCGCCACCGAGGTCCCGGGCACCGGCACCACCCTGTTCACCGGCCGGATCGGCGCGGACACCCACCCCTGGCTCGCCGACCACGCGATCGGCGGCACCGTGCTGCTGCCCGGCACCGCGTTCCTGGAACTCGCGCTCAGCGCCGCGGCGGCCACCGGGCACCGGCACGTCGAGGAGCTGACCATCGAGCAGCCGCTGCGGCTGGCGCGTCCGGTCCATCTGCACCTCGTCCTCGGCGCGCCGGATCCCGACACCGGCCGGCGTCCGCTGGCCATCCACTCGCGGCCCGAGGACGAGTCCGATTGGAGCCGCCACGCGCACGGTTTCCTGGTCGCGCAGGCCCCTGATGAACTCGAGGAGCGGGAGGAATCGCAGAACACCGATACACCGGCCGGCGCCCTGGCGCTGCCGACCGACGACCTCTACCAGCGCTTGAAGGAAGCCGGATACGGCTACGGCCCCGCGTTCCAGGGCCTGACCGGCGCTTGGCGGGACCCGGAGTCCCCGGCGCTGTACGCCGAGATCACCGTTCCGGCCGAGATCGCCTCCGACGCGCGCCGCTACGCCCTGCACCCCGCGCTGCTCGACGCAGTGCTGCACACGCTGGCGCTGAACTCCGCCGACGACACTCCCCTGCCGTTCTCCTGGAGCGGCGTCACCGTCCACAACGCCGGCGTCCGCGGGGACACCCTGCGCGCCAGGATCACGCCGACGGGCACGAACACGTGCGCCCTGCACGTCACCGCCGCCGACGGGGTCCCGGTCGCCACCGTGCGGTCCCTGGTCATGCGCCCGGTCGACACCGGCTCGGTGGCTGCCGCGCCGGCCAGGCACGACGTGTACGAGCTCGAATGGCTGCCGGCGGCCCTACCCGCCACAGACAGTGCAGACCGCACAGACGGCACAGACGGCACAGACGGTGCGGACGGCGCAGCCGTGCCCGAGGCCGAGATCCTCAGCCTGGACGACAAGCCCGACCCCGGCGCCGACCTGCCGGCCGCGACCCACGCCGCGACCCGGGACCTGCTGGCCCGGGTCCAGGAATGGCTCGCCGACCCGGACAACGACGGCCGGCGCCTGGCCGTGCTCACCTACGGCGCGGTGTCGGTGGACGGCCAAGAGGACGTCGCAGACCTCGTCCACGCACCGGCGTGGGGCCTGATCCGCGCCGCCCAGACCGAACACCCGGGCCGCTTCGTGCTCGTGGACGCCGACCGCGGTCCCGACTCCGCGGCGGCCGTGCCGGCCGCGCTGGCGACCGGCGAGGCGCAGATCGCCGTGCGGCACGGGGAGATCCTGGTGCCCGGTCTGGTCCGGCGCCGTGCGGCGGCCGGCGGGCAGTCCGGCTTCCTGGTCCCGCCGGACGGGAGCACCGACTGGCACCTGGCGACGTCGCAGACCGGCACCTTCGAGAACCTGGCGCTGCTGCCGACCGACGCCGCGACCCGGCCGCTGGCCGCGCAGGAGATCCGGATCTCGGTGCGGGCCGCGGGGCTGAACTTCCGCGACACCATGATCGCCCTGGGTATGTATCCCGGAAACGCGGTGATCGGCGCGGAGGCCGCCGGCGTGGTCACCGAGATCGGCGAGGCGGTGACCGGGCTGGCGCCGGGCGACCGGGTCACCGGGCTGTTCGCCGGCGGTGTCGGTCCATACGCGGTCACCGACCACCGCTTCGTCGCCCCGGTCCCGGCCGGCCTGTCGTTCGCGCAGGCCGCGGTGCTGCCGGTGGTCTTCCTCACCGCCTACCACGGCCTGGCCGACCTGGCCGGCGTCCAGCCCGGCGAAGCCGTCCTGATCCACGCCGCGACCGGCGGCGTGGGCATGGCCGCCGTGCAGCTGGCCCGGCACTGGGGCCTGGAGGTGTTCGCCACAGCCAGCCCCGGCAAGTGGGAGGTGCTGCGCGAGCAGGGGTTCGACGACGAGCACATCGCCTCCTCGCGCACGCTCGACTTCGAGGCGCAGATCCTGCGGGTGACCGAGGGCCGCGGCGTGGACGTGGTCCTGGACTCCCTGGCGCGGGAGTTCGTCGACGCCTCGCTGCGGCTGCTGCCGCGCGGCGGGCGGTTCGTCGAGATGGGCAAGACCGACGTCCGCGAGCCGGACACCGTCGCCGAGGCCCACCCCGGCGTGCGCTACCGAGCCTTCGACCTGTTCGACGCCGGGCCGGAGCGGATGCGGGAGATGTTCGCCGAACTGTCGGCGCTGTTCGCCACCGGAGTCCTGCAGCCGCTGCCGATCACCGCCTGGGAGGTGGGCCGGGCGGTCGAGGCCTTCCGGCACCTGAGCCAGGCCCGGCACACCGGCAAGGTCGTCCTGACCCTGCCCGGGCGTCCGGACCCGCGGGGCACGGTGCTGGTCACCGGAGCGACCGGCGCACTCGGACCGGTGTTCGCGCGCCACCTCGCCGAACGGCACGGCGCACAGCACCTGCTGCTGGCCGGCCGGCGCGGTGCGCGGGCAGCCGGCATCGCGGAGCTGGTCGGGGAACTCGGCACGCTCGGGTGCCGGGCCGAGGCAGTGGCCTGCGACACCGCCGACGCCGCACAGCTGCGTGCGCTGCTGGAGGCGGTCCCGGCCGACCGGCCGCTGACCGCGATCGTGCACAGCGCGGGCGTCCTGGACGACGCGTTGCTGGAAGACCTCACCGCCGACCGCCTGGACAAGGTGCTGCGCCCGAAGGTCGACGCCGCGTGGCTGCTGCACGAGCTCACCGCGGACGCCGATCTGGCCGAGTTCACCGTGTTCTCCTCGATCGCCGGCACCGTCGGCGGGCCGGGGCAGGCGAACTACGCCGCCGCGAACGCCTTCCTGGACGCCCTGGCGCAGAAGCGGCGCGCGAGCGGACGGCCCGGGCTGTCGCTGGGCTGGGGACCGTGGACCACCGGGATGGCCGGCGAGCTCACCGCGGCGGACCGGGCCCGGATAGCGCGCTCCGGCTTCGGCGCGATCGAGCCCGGGCGCGGCACGGCACTGTACGACGCGGCCCTGCCGGCGGGGCGCGCGCCGAGTCGTGCACACACGGTCGCGGCGATGCTGGATGTACGGGCCCTGCGAGCCCTGGGCGACGCACTGCCGCCGCTGCTGCGCCGGCTGGCCGACCCCGGCGGTCGGGCGCAGGGGCCGGGCGCGGGTTCCGGCGCGGGTTCGGGCACGGCCGGGCGGGCCGGCACCGAGGCGGCGGCGCGCACCGTGGCCGGCCTGGAGGCTCTGTCCAGAACCGAAGGCATCAACGCACTGATCGAGATCGTCCGCGCCCAGACCGCCGTCGTGCTCGGCTACTCGAACCCGGCGGCGATCGCCGAGCAGGCCTCGTTCAAGGACCTGGGCGCCGACTCCCTCAGCGCCGTGGAGCTGCGCAACCGGCTGGCCTCGGCCGTGGCGCTGCGCCTGCCGGTCAGCCTGATCTTCGACCACCCGACGCCGGCCGCCGTGGCCCGGCATCTGTACGAGGCGCTGGTTCCGGGCGGTCCGGCCGCGGCCGAGGCGCACGCCCTGGCCCAGGTCGACCACCTGGAGGCGGCGCTGGCCGAACTCCAGGCGCAGGCCGCGACCGGCGCGCTGGCCAAGGTGCTGACCCGGTTGCAGGCCACGCTGTGGGCCCGCAAGGGGACCGGGCCGGCCGACGGCGAAGCCCCGGGGGCCGACCTGGACGAGGCCACCGACGAGGAGCTGTTCGAGGCACTGGACGAAACGCTCGGCCGCTAG